The genome window tcatgaaaaaaaatttacttatgatTGAACAAAAGTTTTTAACCACGAAACCTAACCATTCCCTGAAGAGAATGtaataatatgtaataaatttaaaaggcATAATCTTTGATGTGGATGTAGTAAATTGAACTATAATAATAGTCATGGGGGATCGTCGTAATAATTTTTCTCACCACCAGAagtggaaaaatgaagaaagcaagaaaagaacaagaatTTCCAAGAAATTCCTAAGAAGAGAGACAATTTATTTATGAAGAGTCCTTGGTTGTATACATATTGTACACTTGGAAAATAAGATCCACTCTcaaagtttgctattaatagtaatcaaattttataatcattttttggacatttgaagattttggcatattccctgAAGTGAATATTACATACAATTagttggaaattatatttattttgttgacttagtgacattataaacttcacattgatttagacattttcagtagtaaatgtcacaataatacttatatgtggatacaaagtaaaaaatgacagtaaaattatcaatttgtcacaatttatattgacattattagtacaattgaaatgcatgttaaagtAAATCAAAAGTTTACTtatacaaatgcatttactacttgtCGTGACCAGTTAAACCATCTTAGATCATATAAGATGcgaaattaattgagaattcatatgcacattcattaaagaaccagaagattctttaatttaaagaattttcatttgttgcttgttctcaatgaaaattgcttATTAGatactcactagctaaagttgagctttaatgtcttgcatttctgtAATAAATATAAgctcattcatccaccatgtgaaTGATTTTgatagatgcatctacaaaataatcacatatgttttattaatttgcAATATGTCAtttgcaagattgcttgtttaaataattaatttcaggtTATGCAATTAAGACAAATCATCTTGTTAAAGTTGTTGAGCTTATATCTCAgccttttattgattgagtttgaaaaacttttgtaaaagtttattatttatgtgcataatggtttagagaaattattgttTCAACGCCTCTGATGaatgtctaaaccattacttatgagaactaaatttcttttttcaacatgagattatatTGATTTATGTGTTGTctgcatcaagccaataagttataaatgctcccccattacaattggtttttaaTCAAGAGTTAactatttctcatctttgaatttttgtatgtgcgtatatgtactatttttctttcattaagTTTTTATCCCACaaggtttttcctaataaggttttaatgagACACATTATCTAGCAATGGACATCCAAGGAGAgtattatgaatatcttattaagtggatgtccatcaagatcaagataagttttaatgtactttaaattctaatagtcattagaagtagatctctactttatttatacttcttatgcctataaatagaaacTTAGgagaaattttgtaaatatcctcattgatcaataaaaataCGCTAtctctctcttttgcttccctattttttgttctttaccctctgtcttttatttttataatagtattagttttttaaaagatatttttatatataattggaGATAAATATGAATATGGGATTAGAGTATTTTAAGACAATGAAAAGTTATATAATCTATAGCAATTTAACATCGTGGATAATTAGTTTTGAGCCGTTTTAAGAGATAAATATGGTATTAAGTTACACTTAACACTAATTAATATTACTGTTTCGGAAAAAAGATTAAGGCCAAAAAATTCATACTACTTTTcccaaaatgaaatatattattttgagggATAAATATGGTATTGAGTTATATtgacataaattattttttaatttaggcaaaaaaatagatattagaaaagtatgataatttaaagttcaaatcatgatttaatcttaaatttaaatcattttatgtaaattttgataCATTCGTATATGTCAATTaggtttctattatttttatgttatattgtgttttgtataatttattactgtaatttaatttagaaaataatttgttttgttcatgtcatattttaattcataacatattttcatataatttgcaattaaataaaaaattaactgtTTGTACTGTGTTCTCATTTTTTACAGTAAAGTAGTATAAATCTATATAATTCTTCGCATGTTAATAATTCaagttatgttattttatgtgacagaatgttttaattttttattttattttatcaattttacatgattttgacaaatgaattttaaaattctttagttaaaaataaaataattagttgtAGAACATGTATCATACTTAAAAATCCGACTAAGTTTGCAATGCGTAGTGCGTGCATATTGtagtttttattataaaagtgGTATTAAGGGAGTGAGTAGATCAGTGGATTTGCGAAGAAGTTGGGGTGTTTTTGGAGGGACTTTCTCACGCCTGAAATCTGGGTGCTCCACGTTTGGTTTGGAGGTTGTTGGGATGCTCAGTGACTTACAGAGGATTTTGCTCATTGATCTATCATCAGCCGGATTAAACTTCTTGTTCATCGTCCTGTTGTGGACAACCGTAGAGAGGGAAAGGGGTTGCCGCACTTGTAGCTTCATGGCCAATTGGTGTTTATACTTTTAATGGGCCAGACTTGTTTCTGATGAAAGCGGCTATACCCCTGTTATGTTCcttatttgaaaaatagaaagggTGATAGATAAATTCAAATGGATGCATTTTGTCACCTATTCTCTTCTACTTCCATGAATTCCTATTTTgcaatatcataaaatattctATAATAAACTTtagtatattaataatttataatgatttgattttcaagcatATTTTTGTGCTGCattcataatattattaaactaaacaTGTAGAAGAAAGCttaacaaaaaggaaaaggagTAATCAATCATTATGAATACAAGGTTAATTTACAAGGGTGCAATCTCCCCTTCAGTAGCTGAGAAGCAAGCAatcttcaattctttcaattcaatttgatcACTATGATACAATAAATAATGTTCAGAGAAAACAGCTTTAATTTTGCAGGAGTTTTTATTACTAACACAACGAGGATTGCTGCAATTTTCTATGAACACACTCCAGGAATTGGAATTGGATTTCTTCCCTCCATTTCCATTAGCAAACTGCTTTTTAACCCCAAGTCAATTAGTTCTTACTGCACAGATATCTCAATTTACCAACCCTGCTGAAAAGGACTTGGAATTGGAATGACCAACTttacaaatcaaaacaaaaggaTCAACAGGCTTTGCCATCTTAATTGTAAAACTACAAGAAAACTCAATCCCTATATTCAAGCATGATTCTATGTACACTCtgcaacaaaaacaaatatttccCTGCAAAAACATCAACCATCACATACATGTCAACAGATTGGTAAAACAGATAAACATGAcgtttttagtttttgtaaaagtttgaaaAAGTAATTGAATGGTCAAGCATAGGTACATCAAGCAAAACCATGAGGAAAACCTTATGAGTGGAAATACTTGAGAATTCAGAGTTTTTGAGATGAGGGTAAGGAACTCACTGTTGGGAATAATCTGAATTTATTGAGGTATCGCAAAGAATGCCAAAGTACAGGCAGTCCCATTAGTGCCCATGCCAAGTCATGAGCAGATGTTCTTCCAACAGTTTCTGATCTAATAATGCCTAATGGAAAAATCGTGAAACTTCCCGGTATAACTGCTCAGCTTCGAATGGTTTTGACACATATCCATCCATTCCACACCGTAGGCATTCCTCGTGTGTAGCTTGGATAACATCTGCTGTCATAGCCAAAATGGGTACATGCCAGTTTGAAACATTGTTGTAATCATCCACTGAAATTTCTccaaatttaatatgattattgatATTCTGTTCCACATCCCGAATTATCCTCGTAGCTTCAAATCTGtagggagaagaagaaaaaactatTAGCAATTAAAGATAAGACATCACAGAAGGCATCTTCAATGCTCATTGCACTGCCTAGAGAAAATAACTTCGTGACGTATTTTGTTATCTTATTCTTAAGGTTTCAAAACTCAATTTCCAGATCAGAATTGCAAAACAAAGTTCTAGAATCATGACACGCTGTTGGATTACATACCCATCCATTTCTGGCATTTGGATATCCATGAAACAGGCATCAAAGTGGTGAGGTGGTGTCAGCAGTTCAATAGCCTTTATTCCTCTTGTTGCACTAACCACATCAGCTCCGTATTTTTTCAGTGCACCACCAGCAACTTTCAGGTTGACATTGTTGTCATCGATAATTAGAATTTTTCTCCCAAGAAGAAGATTCCGAAGAGACAAGCTAGGTAACTCTCCATTACAGGGATTCCCTTTGCTCCCAATGCCCATGGCTCGTTGTAGAGATGCTGCTAACATGCTAGCCCTCAAGGGCTTCGAGATGACGGTCAAGCCATAGGCACCAGGAGTAGTATTTCCTCTGGAAAAATTGATAGAATTAGACAAAAGGAATACCTTTGGAGGAGAACCGGGCCCTATTTTCTCCATGAAAAGACCTGAACTCTTTAGATCCCTATCCCAAACTTCTTGTTCAATGAGAACCATGTGGATTGCATTATTTGCCCTGCTTATGCTAGATAAACCTTGTTTCCAATCAGAAACTACTTCAACATGAATTCCCAGCCGTTggatatgatattttgatacCTTGGCACGGACAGGTCTAGGATCCATAACTAATGCTCTCATCCCATGAAACTCCGAGGAAACAGTATTAGACTGGCAGTTGATTTGCTGGCTTTTGTACTCCTTTGAGCTAGAGCAGCCACTAGTGAAAACAGCAGTAAAAGTAAAAGTGGAACCAATCTTAGGAATGCTAACAAAACCAATTTCTCCTTTCATTAAACCAACCAAACACTTGCTTATGCTTAGTCCAATGCCCGTGCCACCATGTGTTCGGGAAATAGAAGGGCCCACTTGCATAAAAGGAGTGAAAACACGAGACTGTGCTTCTGGGGGGATTCCTACTCCTGTATCTTCAACCGATACAATAAGATTAATGCTGTCAGAGAAAGGATGCATGGATCCTTCTTGACTGAAAGTTCTAAATCCTTTCCAGCTCTGGCGTCTATCTGCAACAGGAAAACCACTCAAAGTGTTCTTTGATGAAGATTCTGTCTCAACTTCTATAGAATCAATCACCTCTTCCACAAGATGAACTGTAACAAGGATGTGCCCTTTCTCAGTGAACTGCGACGACAAGTAAATTATAAGTTTATTGATACCAAAGCATAGTCCAGATAAAACtacactaaattaaaaaaaaaaaaatctcaaatcgCAACAAGTTTTATATGCATTAAAGGAGAACCAACCACATACTTTTATTGAGTTTCCCATAAGATTGGTGATGATTTGTCTAAATCTCCCAGGATCACCAATTAGCATATCAGGGACTCTATCAGAGATGTAAACAGCCAACTGCACTCATCAACAAATTGATTTCTCGTTAGACTCTTGgaagaacaccatatgaaggtTAAACTAGAAACATATGAGTGAGGAGAGGAGGTGGAGGGAATAGGATGAATCGGTAAGATACAAGCATCTCACCTCTACTCCTTTGTCCTGAGACTTCCCAGAAAATAGTGACAACACATCATCCAAGATGGCTCGTAGATCAAACTGCACTTCCTCGAGCTCTAGCTTACCAGATTCAATCTTAGCCTGATCCAAAACTTCATTTATGAGAGCAACCAGTGCCTTCCCACTAGCTTGTGCAGTTCTGACATAATCTAGTTGCGTAACATCTAAATCCGTGTCCATAAGCATATCCAACATTCCTGCAGAAAGAAGCATCTCATTGTCATGGCTACAAAAACTGTAttctttacttttaatttaattctataaaaaataatcataaaatgcTTGCAATAACTTCAGAGAAAAAACAGTAAGTTTTGAGACTCACCCAGAACACCATTCATTGGAGTTCTGATTTCATGGGAAACAGTAGCAAGAAACTGCAAAAAGGTCACAAAAAAATTAGGACCAAATGTCCATAACAGGTTAATAGGCTTAGAGTATAAACCAGATCATATCATATACCTGAGATTTGGCAACATCAGCTGCCTCAGCCTGTTTTTTGAGCTCCATCATCTTAAGGCAATCATCTTCCACCTTGGCAATTCGGTTAACAGTTGCATGGAATATATGCCCAACAAGTAATGCAATTACAAGGATGCCAATCGAAGTAGTTATTGCTAACCATGGCAATGGTGGCTTTTGTTTAAACCTGTATGAAGAACAAGCTTAGTCCATGTCTATTCAAGTTCTTTATCTTTGAAATGTTTTAAAGAACTTAGACCCTCTTAATGGCTTTATGGGTTATAGATATCGGTTGAAACTTAAATCATGGTCAACATGTCACTTGCAAAGGCCAATTTACTAAAATACTTTGTTTATAAGGAAATAGAAGAGGTTGGTCAAGAACCAACAATAGAGGTCCATATCGAAGAGAAGGTGAACTCCAGGGCCAAGATCAATAGACGATAAGAGATCTATGGATTACCTGCAGCGCATCTCATGCTTTCTGAAAGGATCTCCAAAATTAAGGTGGCTGACATGCTCCAACCCATCATTTGATGCATTAGAGCCATACATACTGATCGGGTAAGACTGATTAGTTGTGTCCAACACATTCACCAGGATTGTTTGTTTACTTGCAAGCTGGTGTAGCAGCTTCTCGACGAGTGACTCAATATCAAACACTCCACCAAGATACCTGGTTGTGCAATGACGGTATTAGGATAACTTATCTTTTAACTATCATGAAAGATATCATCTTATCAGCGCTGTTAAAGAGGAGCTTCACATCAAGGACCTCTGGTTGAAAAGAGATTGGCTTTTGTTTCAAAAGATGGGTTCACATTAATTTGCATAAAACAAGGAGACATTGATTAAATATTTGTGcctactttttttgtttttactgaAAACATACCCGTCAGTTGCTTGAATCCTCTCATTATGAGCTGCATTTGAGGGAAGATCCCTCTTGTATACTGCAAATGTCAAAATAACTCCAAGACGATTTGTTTTGAGTAATCTAAAAGGAGCTGTGAGCACCCCTTTTCCTGATTTTCTTGCCTGCAATACATTCTCACGATCCTCCTGTTGATATGCAAGAGACTAAAGATTCACAACTGAAGATTGTACTGAACAGACTCAAtattatttcttgaaaaaatCTCAAAGCTCTTAAAAGATTGAAAACACTTGGTATTCTTTCAAACTAGGAAGTTATAAAGTTAGTTGGTTTAATCTTGTTATGCTTAATAAAAGTAAGGTTTCTTTTCtatgttattttctttaaatcagaatagcaTAACTTCCAGTGAATTTCATCACCATGGACCATGGCTACTGAAGGAATCACTAGAACCTTTTAGAAAATAGTAAAGGAACTCACCTTTCCAGACAGCACATCAATAGAAACCACATGTGAAACGCTATCCTGGGCAAAGATAACAGGAGCATATTCTTCCTGAATTGGCGACGGTTCCAAGAAGTCGGGATGATAGTCATCCTTGTGAACTGGATTTTGTTCAAGGGTATCCATCCTCTTAATAGTCCAGCCCTGTTGCCTCTCAAATTGTTCCCTTTCAGAGTGGAGCACCCTTACAGCATATGCCACACCACTTGTGAGGGGCCTCTCAAAAGCAGTTCGTTCTGTGTACCTCGCAAAAGTCCTCTACAGGTTCTTAGAGTGAGTTTCCTTTGTTGAATAAAACACAAGTGATCATAATTCATAACTTAGAACACACATATATCTCTTTGGTCGTAATGTTAAATAACCACGCTTAACATACTGAAGGAGGAACATGTATCAAGTTGCCAAAATTCTTATTTGATCTAAAATTCAGGAGCAACCATTATGGTTGAAAATGTATAATAACAGGCAATCAATCACATCAAATGAGAAGCCAAGATTAACCTAGATCAATTTAATTGGCAATTAGATTGAATTTcatagtaaatttaaaaaataaaaaataaaaaaagagcaaCAAGATTTCACAGTTTGATTTGAGCACAAGGCAAAGAAGACACTAAACAATTCGCAATCAAGCACAAAAAAAATGCTAAGAAAAAGTTGGAAGAAGAGGATATGGATTACCTGATCAATAGCAGAGGGGTATTTCCCATGGTGGAAAGTTGAGATCAAAATAGAGAGAGCCTGGATATGGTTCATGCTGACATTAAATTGATCCTGCAACATCCTAGCTCTCTCATCACACATGCTAGCGAGCATCTCCTTGCGCTTTTCGGTAGCTTGAGAGCTCATACAACAGAAGATCCAAATAGAAGCCAAGGTCCAACCAATTACCCATGAAAACAAGAGCTTTCTCGACCAAGACTTGCCAACTCTCTTGGAACCAATATACTGGTAGTACTGATGGTGGATCTTGAAGCTATACTTTGAGATTTCATCCCAACATTTGAACCACATCTTGCTACCACTATCACCAAGGAGACCAGCCTTGGGGTCCTTAAATTCACCATTAATGGACCAGTTCATTAAAATCATAGATGCTATCCAGCAACATAACATCCAAACCAGATGCCCCACCTTTAAACCAAACCCAAATACATGGAGCAAACTCATCCAAGAAACAGTGACCAATTACCAGCTAACTAAGCAAACAGTAACCCCCCCCCCTTAGCCTGAAAGTGGGTCTTACTTGCTTGTTAATTCCAGCTAGAAAAGAGAGAGACCCATTGTCAAATCTATAGAAAACTGTCTAGTAAAATCCAACATCACCAGAAAACCTCAAGAACCTTGGGAtaagagaataaaatatttaaaaaaacaaacccAGCAAACTCCAAATTGACTACAAGACAGAAGGTGTTGTAACCGTgcgggaaagaaaaaaaacaaaagatgcCATCTTATCCAGCACTACACCCTCTAATAACTGAGAAATGCAAGATATAGGACCTTGAATTGAGGAAGACCATGGAAATTTTTCACAATTaccataaaagaaaaagagaaagagagagaatgAAAGAATCCCTCTAGATTCTGAGTTTCAATTTTCTAACCACCACCCAAATCCCAGAACAAGAAAAAGACTAGGCCAAAATGTCCAGAAAAACAAAAGGGTTCCAAAACTAgatatcaaatcaataaaaacttaGCTAACATAATCTTCCT of Gossypium raimondii isolate GPD5lz chromosome 3, ASM2569854v1, whole genome shotgun sequence contains these proteins:
- the LOC105794486 gene encoding histidine kinase 3, whose translation is MSLLHVFGFGLKVGHLVWMLCCWIASMILMNWSINGEFKDPKAGLLGDSGSKMWFKCWDEISKYSFKIHHQYYQYIGSKRVGKSWSRKLLFSWVIGWTLASIWIFCCMSSQATEKRKEMLASMCDERARMLQDQFNVSMNHIQALSILISTFHHGKYPSAIDQRTFARYTERTAFERPLTSGVAYAVRVLHSEREQFERQQGWTIKRMDTLEQNPVHKDDYHPDFLEPSPIQEEYAPVIFAQDSVSHVVSIDVLSGKEDRENVLQARKSGKGVLTAPFRLLKTNRLGVILTFAVYKRDLPSNAAHNERIQATDGYLGGVFDIESLVEKLLHQLASKQTILVNVLDTTNQSYPISMYGSNASNDGLEHVSHLNFGDPFRKHEMRCRFKQKPPLPWLAITTSIGILVIALLVGHIFHATVNRIAKVEDDCLKMMELKKQAEAADVAKSQFLATVSHEIRTPMNGVLGMLDMLMDTDLDVTQLDYVRTAQASGKALVALINEVLDQAKIESGKLELEEVQFDLRAILDDVLSLFSGKSQDKGVELAVYISDRVPDMLIGDPGRFRQIITNLMGNSIKFTEKGHILVTVHLVEEVIDSIEVETESSSKNTLSGFPVADRRQSWKGFRTFSQEGSMHPFSDSINLIVSVEDTGVGIPPEAQSRVFTPFMQVGPSISRTHGGTGIGLSISKCLVGLMKGEIGFVSIPKIGSTFTFTAVFTSGCSSSKEYKSQQINCQSNTVSSEFHGMRALVMDPRPVRAKVSKYHIQRLGIHVEVVSDWKQGLSSISRANNAIHMVLIEQEVWDRDLKSSGLFMEKIGPGSPPKVFLLSNSINFSRGNTTPGAYGLTVISKPLRASMLAASLQRAMGIGSKGNPCNGELPSLSLRNLLLGRKILIIDDNNVNLKVAGGALKKYGADVVSATRGIKAIELLTPPHHFDACFMDIQMPEMDGFEATRIIRDVEQNINNHIKFGEISVDDYNNVSNWHVPILAMTADVIQATHEECLRCGMDGYVSKPFEAEQLYREVSRFFH